From a single Miscanthus floridulus cultivar M001 chromosome 8, ASM1932011v1, whole genome shotgun sequence genomic region:
- the LOC136477651 gene encoding tRNA (guanine(37)-N1)-methyltransferase-like isoform X1, translating into MDRFWWKEANKRLQAARFAPSFFSLRFSSVRSRLPPPRRPLCLALPHRPPRLPPLLGLRPPARRLRRLRQLLDLSSGSLASAPPSPSSCARAPPALPADRLVPMEKLDESKFEQRLELWALRIPRELASAVTRLLRSGYLLDKPRVKSVVEDPEGDKNRLVLLSEKIQKPDLSDMPQQALDSLKQLCNVDVVPYTLTLDYSYWSADHILKQILPAGVEVPSSFETIGHVAHLNISDDLLAYKNVIAKVIYDKNYPRIQTVVNKVGTITNEFRVPEFEILAGKNDMVTEVKQYGATFKLDYGLVYWNSRLEHEHIRLVSLFKKGDVICDMFAGIGPFSILAAQKGCVVYANDLNPDSVHYLRTNAKINKVDDYIFAYNMDARVFMQNLMTVPGLETGSDSQVAADESYPKEGVPANENSSSNGNHNDVREGSQNGANESSVASTTAKKRPQTLEEGEPDCQDGDANQTKIRNNKRVRGPGPPPSKPWEHFDHVLMNLPASALQFLDCFDGLVQKKYWTGSLPWIHCYCFIRSSESEESILSEAQNKLNAKIAEPIFHRVRDVAPNQAMFCLSFKLPMECLKEDDSENTLDQLPSRPCNIVLP; encoded by the exons ATGGACCGATTCTGGTGGAAAGAAGCGAACAAACGGCTCCAAGCTGCCCGCTTTGCGCCCAGCTTCTTCTCGCTGCGATTCTCCTCCGTCCGCTCGCGCCTCCCTCCTCCTCGCCGGCCCTTGTGCCTCGCTCTTCCTCACCGCCCCCCGCGCCTCCCTCCTCTTCTCGGCCTCCGTCCTCCGGCTCGCCGGCTCCGGCGCCTCCGTCAGCTTCTCGATCTGTCCTCCGGCTCGCTGGCCTccgcgcctccctctccctcctcttgTGCTCGAGCGCCACCGGCCTTGCCCGCGGATCGCCTCGTGCCTATGGAGAAGCTGGATGAGAGCAAGTTCGAGCAGCGGCTAGAGCTCTGGGCGCTCCGCATTCCCCGTGAGCTCGCCTCCGCAGTCACCCGCCTCCTTCGCTCCGG TTATCTGCTGGACAAGCCACGGGTTAAGTCTGTAGTTGAGGATCCCGAGGGCGACAAGAACCGGCTCGTCCTACTGTCTGAAAAGATTCAGAAGCCCG ATTTATCTGACATGCCACAGCAGGCCCTTGACTCATTGAAGCAACTATGCAATGTTGATGTTGTACCTTATACATTGACCCTTGATTATTCCTACTGGAGTGCAG ACCACATTTTGAAGCAAATCCTTCCTGCTGGAGTGGAGGTACCCTCTTCGTTTGAGACAATT GGTCATGTTGCTCATCTGAACATATCTGATGACTTGCTAGCATATAAAAATGTCATAGCAAAGGTTATCTATGAT AAAAATTATCCAAGGATTCAGACCGTGGTGAATAAAGTGGGGACAATAACAAATGAATTTAGAGTCCCAGAGTTTGAGATCTTAGCAGGGAAAAATGATATGGTTACTGAAGTTAAACAATATGGTGCAACATTCAAACTTGATTATGGTTTGGTCTACTGGAATTCAAGACTCGAGCATGAGCATATCAGATTAGTTTCCCTGTTCAAGAAAGGAGACGTTATATGTGACATGTTTGCTGGTATAGGTCCATTTTCAATCCTGGCTGCTCAGAAAGGATGTGTTGTGTATGCAAATGACTTGAATCCAGATAGCGTTCATTATCTAAGAACTAATGCAAAGATTAACAAGGTTGATGACTATATATTCGCCTACAACATGGATGCTAGAGTGTTCATGCAAAATTTGATGACTGTGCCTGGTTTGGAAACTGGATCAGACTCTCAAGTTGCTGCTGATGAATCCTATCCTAAAGAAGGGGTCCCCGCTAATGAAAATTCATCTTCAAATGGAAATCATAATG ATGTTCGTGAGGGCAGTCAAAATGGTGCTAATGAATCCTCTGTGGCAAGCACTACTGCCAAAAAGCGACCACAAACTTTAGAGGAAG GTGAACCTGACTGCCAAGATGGAGATGCTAATCAAACAAAAATACGAAACAACAAGAGAGTGAGAGGACCAGGGCCACCACCATCCAAGCCATGGGAACACTTTGATCATGTACTGATGAATCTACCTGCTTCTGCTCTGCAGTTCCTCG ATTGTTTTGATGGTCTCGTCCAAAAGAAATACTGGACAGGATCACTACCTTGGATACACTGTTATTGTTTCATCCGTTCAAGTGAATCTGAAGAATCGATACTCTCT GAAGCACAGAATAAATTAAATGCTAAGATAGCAGAACCGATATTCCATAGGGTTCGTGATGTTGCACCAAACCAG GCTATGTTTTGTTTAAGCTTCAAGCTACCTATGGAGTGTCTTAAGGAGGACGACAGTGAAAATACATTGGATCAGTTGCCTAGTAGACCATGCAATATTGTGCTCCCGTAG
- the LOC136477651 gene encoding tRNA (guanine(37)-N1)-methyltransferase-like isoform X2, with translation MDRFWWKEANKRLQAARFAPSFFSLRFSSVRSRLPPPRRPLCLALPHRPPRLPPLLGLRPPARRLRRLRQLLDLSSGSLASAPPSPSSCARAPPALPADRLVPMEKLDESKFEQRLELWALRIPRELASAVTRLLRSGYLLDKPRVKSVVEDPEGDKNRLVLLSEKIQKPDLSDMPQQALDSLKQLCNVDVVPYTLTLDYSYWSADHILKQILPAGVEVPSSFETIGHVAHLNISDDLLAYKNVIAKVIYDKNYPRIQTVVNKVGTITNEFRVPEFEILAGKNDMVTEVKQYGATFKLDYGLVYWNSRLEHEHIRLVSLFKKGDVICDMFAGIGPFSILAAQKGCVVYANDLNPDSVHYLRTNAKINKVDDYIFAYNMDARVFMQNLMTVPGLETGSDSQVAADESYPKEGVPANENSSSNGNHNDVREGSQNGANESSVASTTAKKRPQTLEEGEPDCQDGDANQTKIRNNKRVRGPGPPPSKPWEHFDHVLMNLPASALQFLDCFDGLVQKKYWTGSLPWIHCYCFIRSSESEESILSEAQNKLNAKIAEPIFHRVRDVAPNQWQLFPW, from the exons ATGGACCGATTCTGGTGGAAAGAAGCGAACAAACGGCTCCAAGCTGCCCGCTTTGCGCCCAGCTTCTTCTCGCTGCGATTCTCCTCCGTCCGCTCGCGCCTCCCTCCTCCTCGCCGGCCCTTGTGCCTCGCTCTTCCTCACCGCCCCCCGCGCCTCCCTCCTCTTCTCGGCCTCCGTCCTCCGGCTCGCCGGCTCCGGCGCCTCCGTCAGCTTCTCGATCTGTCCTCCGGCTCGCTGGCCTccgcgcctccctctccctcctcttgTGCTCGAGCGCCACCGGCCTTGCCCGCGGATCGCCTCGTGCCTATGGAGAAGCTGGATGAGAGCAAGTTCGAGCAGCGGCTAGAGCTCTGGGCGCTCCGCATTCCCCGTGAGCTCGCCTCCGCAGTCACCCGCCTCCTTCGCTCCGG TTATCTGCTGGACAAGCCACGGGTTAAGTCTGTAGTTGAGGATCCCGAGGGCGACAAGAACCGGCTCGTCCTACTGTCTGAAAAGATTCAGAAGCCCG ATTTATCTGACATGCCACAGCAGGCCCTTGACTCATTGAAGCAACTATGCAATGTTGATGTTGTACCTTATACATTGACCCTTGATTATTCCTACTGGAGTGCAG ACCACATTTTGAAGCAAATCCTTCCTGCTGGAGTGGAGGTACCCTCTTCGTTTGAGACAATT GGTCATGTTGCTCATCTGAACATATCTGATGACTTGCTAGCATATAAAAATGTCATAGCAAAGGTTATCTATGAT AAAAATTATCCAAGGATTCAGACCGTGGTGAATAAAGTGGGGACAATAACAAATGAATTTAGAGTCCCAGAGTTTGAGATCTTAGCAGGGAAAAATGATATGGTTACTGAAGTTAAACAATATGGTGCAACATTCAAACTTGATTATGGTTTGGTCTACTGGAATTCAAGACTCGAGCATGAGCATATCAGATTAGTTTCCCTGTTCAAGAAAGGAGACGTTATATGTGACATGTTTGCTGGTATAGGTCCATTTTCAATCCTGGCTGCTCAGAAAGGATGTGTTGTGTATGCAAATGACTTGAATCCAGATAGCGTTCATTATCTAAGAACTAATGCAAAGATTAACAAGGTTGATGACTATATATTCGCCTACAACATGGATGCTAGAGTGTTCATGCAAAATTTGATGACTGTGCCTGGTTTGGAAACTGGATCAGACTCTCAAGTTGCTGCTGATGAATCCTATCCTAAAGAAGGGGTCCCCGCTAATGAAAATTCATCTTCAAATGGAAATCATAATG ATGTTCGTGAGGGCAGTCAAAATGGTGCTAATGAATCCTCTGTGGCAAGCACTACTGCCAAAAAGCGACCACAAACTTTAGAGGAAG GTGAACCTGACTGCCAAGATGGAGATGCTAATCAAACAAAAATACGAAACAACAAGAGAGTGAGAGGACCAGGGCCACCACCATCCAAGCCATGGGAACACTTTGATCATGTACTGATGAATCTACCTGCTTCTGCTCTGCAGTTCCTCG ATTGTTTTGATGGTCTCGTCCAAAAGAAATACTGGACAGGATCACTACCTTGGATACACTGTTATTGTTTCATCCGTTCAAGTGAATCTGAAGAATCGATACTCTCT GAAGCACAGAATAAATTAAATGCTAAGATAGCAGAACCGATATTCCATAGGGTTCGTGATGTTGCACCAAACCAG TGGCAGTTATTTCCATGGTGA
- the LOC136477652 gene encoding B-box zinc finger protein 25-like: MKIQCDACEGAAATVVCCADEAALCARCDVEIHAANKLASKHQRLPLEALSARLPRCDVCQEKAAFIFCVEDRALFCRDCDEPIHVPGTLSGNHQRYLATGIRVGFASASACSDACDAHDSDHHAPPKATVEPPQAAVSAAAQQVPSPPQFLPQGWAVDELLQFSDYESSDKLHKESPLGFKELEWFADIDLFHEQAPKAGRTLAEVPELFGSQAANDAVYYRTAKAAAGAGVRQSKKARIEVTDDEDYLIVPDLG; encoded by the exons ATGAAGATCCAGTGCGACGCGTGCGAGGGCGCGGCTGCCACGGTGGTGTGCTGCGCCGACGAGGCCGCGCTGTGCGCGCGCTGCGACGTCGAGATCCACGCCGCCAACAAGCTCGCCAGCAAGCACCAGCGCCTCCCGCTCGAGGCGCTCTCTGCCAGGCTCCCCCGCTGCGACGTCTGCCAG GAGAAAGCGGCGTTCATCTTCTGCGTGGAGGACCGGGCGCTCTTCTGCCGGGACTGCGACGAGCCCATCCACGTCCCGGGCACGCTCTCCGGGAACCACCAGCGCTACCTGGCCACCGGCATCCGCGTCGGcttcgcctccgcctccgcctgcaGCGACGCGTGCGACGCCCACGACTCCGACCACCACGCCCCGCCCAAGGCCACCGTCGAGCCGCCGCAGGCCGCCGTCTCCGCCGCGGCGCAGCAGGTGCCCTCGCCGCCGCAGTTCCTGCCGCAGGGCTGGGCCGTCGACGAGCTCCTGCAGTTCTCCGACTACGAGTCCAGCGACAAG CTGCACAAGGAGTCCCCGCTCGGGTTCAAGGAGCTGGAGTGGTTCGCCGACATCGACCTCTTCCACGAGCAGGCGCCCAAGGCCGGCAGGACGTTGGCGGAGGTCCCGGAGCTTTTCGGATCCCAGGCGGCGAACGATGCCGTGTACTACAGGACGGCCAAAGCCGCTGCCGGCGCCGGGGTGCGCCAGAGCAAGAAGGCCCGGATCGAGGTCACCGACGACGAGGACTACCTCATCGTCCCTGATCTCGGTTAA